A stretch of the Ptychodera flava strain L36383 chromosome 18, AS_Pfla_20210202, whole genome shotgun sequence genome encodes the following:
- the LOC139117814 gene encoding uncharacterized protein — protein sequence MAKRLCQQIRDVSQDRILDVFRRLMNIHGATAVYLATPLPYHSDFVRGLQSSMPNFFTLEHLLAMKNSRLMGLDEDNYKASLVEQEICKESTVFLGLSTHSSWSGMVAEDRNDRDVYEITTEFGLATD from the exons ATGGCCAAACGTTTGTGCCAACAAATTCGTGACGTGTCACAGGATCGGATTTTGGACGTCTTCAGGCGACTGATGAATATTCACGGCGCCACTGCCGTCTACTTGGCAACGCCACTGCCTTATCAT AGCGATTTCGTTCGTGGTTTACAGTCTAGTATGCCGAATTTCTTCACCTTGGAACATCTTCTGGCGATGAAAAATTCGAGACTGATGGGGTTAGACGAGGATAACTATAAAGCGTCGCTGGTTGAACAAGAAATTTGTAAAG AATCGACAGTTTTTCTCGGTTTGTCAACCCACTCTTCCTGGTCCGGCATGGTTGCCGAGGACAGGAATGATCGTGATGTATACGAGATAACGACAGAGTTCGGGCTTGCAACTGACTAA
- the LOC139117082 gene encoding zinc finger protein 568-like, giving the protein MQKMEVPIMEASISFTLQPWSDTRLTLSIGQPNTSSKDKLQAVLLEDLEDAEPLLVTSLTRKDCWDAWNEVRRTNSINKMTHLFKLCCQNMLRKLHTDTITHKEATTLLNFLCCNEVIKKKRISQDAMQDSCKTVFKPQQSQEIAPRMFERAFKMEASQYSNSGEYSCHDGCSGDTASNAPNADDDVGGDDDDDDDDDDGTDEREELSTVAVQYPFACDNTRDTVEVDSCNRTFESCDNESKAKISTPTVKKETTDHKLCRDMAELPPDSPKRFETVQLDQVHINSDTVDFSRHAVPQRHLENYVKAMGKGIAERQSSDSLDSIQSTGVSDKNLEYSDLCEEQGNKVRGNMESQDGENYEVPNLETQGEATIKTNHGYFVFSSTKQSFTCGICQKYFMTRTELLNHEKVHRAQVGGNRESLQGNGGCQAETDGRELDHSTWYSSFDSEREPACRVKQHAKRFHCDQCDKTFGVKYKFMDHQRTHTGERPYLCHKCGKSFHSKRGLQEHGQVHSDKVFPCEICGRKYNRLKNAKQHMRTHTGHMDVNTIKKPFCCEQCGKSFPKNSLLAWHMNTHTGDKPYQCDICKRCFPYESSLRFHRRRHNQDKSFTCSECSKSFFARSDLRCHVRTHTGEKPFQCEHCGKCFSRSSNLYSHMKRHTKKHRPVN; this is encoded by the exons ATGCAGAAGATGGAAGTTCCCATAATGGAAGCCAGCATCAGTTTCACACTTCAGCCCTGGAGTGACACGAGACTGACTCTCTCGATAGGTCAACCAAACACATCATCGAAAGATAAATTGCAGGCCGTTCTACTTGAAGACCTTGAAGACGCGGAACCCCTGCTTGTCACCAGCTTGACCAGGAAAG aCTGCTGGGATGCATGGAATGAAGTGAGAAGAACCAACAGCATCAACAAAATGACTCATCTCTTTAAGCTGTGCTGTCAGAACATGTTGAGGAAGCTCCATACTGATACCATAACACATAAAG AGGCCACCACTCTTCTTAACTTCCTGTGTTGCAATGAAGTCATCAAGAAAAAGAGAATCTCCCAGGATGCAATGCAAGACAGCTGTAAAACAGTGTTTAAACCACAACAAAGTCAAGAAATTGCTCCTAGAATGTTTGAGAGAGCATTCAAGATGGAAGCAAGTCAATACAGTAATTCTGGTGAGTATAGCTGCCATGATGGTTGTTCCGGTGATACTGCTTCTAATGCGCCAAatgctgatgatgatgttggtggtgatgatgatgatgatgatgatgatgatgatggtacaGATGAGAGAGAGGAATTATCCACTGTTGCTGTGCAGTATCCATTTGCATGTGACAATACCAGGGACACGGTAGAGGTTGATTCATGCAACAGAACTTTTGAAAGTTGTGATAATGAAAGTAAAGCAAAGATTTCAACGCCAACTGTAAAGAAAGAGACAACGGACCATAAACTCTGCAGGGATATGGCAGAACTTCCACCAGATTCTCCTAAGAGATTTGAGACTGTGCAGCTTGACCAAGTACATATAAACAGTGATACTGTGGATTTTTCAAGGCATGCTGTCCCACAGAGACACCTGGAAAATTATGTCAAAGCAATGGGAAAAGGGATAGCAGAGAGACAAAGCAGTGACTCATTGGATTCAATTCAGTCCACAGGAGTATCTGACAAAAATCTGGAATACTCTGACCTGTGTGAGGAACAAGGAAATAAGGTTCGAGGTAACATGGAAAGTCAGGATGGGGAAAATTATGAAGTGCCAAACCTAGAAACCCAGGGAGAAGCAACAATCAAAACAAATCAtgggtattttgtattttcaagcaCAAAGCAATCTTTCACCTGTGGAATATGCCAGAAGTATTTCATGACAAGAACGGAGCTATTGAACCATGAGAAAGTTCATAGAGCACAAGTTGGTGGAAACAGAGAGAGTTTACAAGGCAATGGTGGCTGTCAAGCAGAGACAGATGGCAGGGAACTTGACCACAGCACATGGTACAGTAGTTTTGACTCTGAAAGGGAACCTGCATGCCGTGTAAAGCAGCATGCCAAAAGGTTTCACTGCGACCAATGTGATAAGACTTTTGGTGTCAAATACAAATTTATGGATCATCAGAGGACTCACACCGGTGAGAGGCCATACCTATGTCACAAATGTGGAAAATCCTTCCATAGCAAGCGTGGATTACAGGAACATGGACAAGTGCATTCAGATAAGGTCTTTCCTTGTGAAATCTGCGGAAGAAAATACAACCGTTTGAAAAATGCTAAACAGCACATGAGAACACACACAGGACACATGGACGTAAATACCATAAAGAAACCTTTCTGTTGTGAACAGTGCGGGAAGTCTTTTCCCAAGAACAGCTTATTGGCTTGGCATATGAACACACACACAGGTGACAAACCGTACCAGTGCGATATATGTAAACGGTGTTTCCCCTATGAATCTTCCCTAAGGTTTCACAGAAGGCGACACAATCAAGACAAGTCTTTCACATGCAGTGAGTGCAGCAAGAGCTTCTTTGCCAGAAGTGATCTTAGGTGCCACGTCAGGACCCACACCGGAGAGAAACCTTTCCAATGTGAACACTGCGGTAAATGCTTCAGTCGATCCAGCAATCTCTATTCCCATATGAAGAGACACACAAAAAAGCATCGTCCTGTGAATTAG
- the LOC139117083 gene encoding zinc finger protein OZF-like, translated as MNRGIQYNPQEYFTKLWKALTLVRNKKVRLEETLWKVRARYIAKYRTKKPKLKVSDLLKMAKTLKREKLAIKVEDEDSFSSGKSKVFTCVTCKGTFMTKTKLLNHEKVHRAQKTQVGKNRKSLQSDNGRVETQQNVNNGKGKVCEEEVRKKLDHDTCHSGFDPASKPARHVKQRAKKLHCDQCDKTFDAKHRLRDHQRTHTGERPYCCDKCGKAFHSKASLREHGPTHSDKIFPCEICGRKFNRKASVRLHMRRHTGGNIDKRKKPFCCKQCGKSFHRNRLLTWHMNTHTGDKPYQCDICRRCFHYETSLKFHIQRHSQGKAFKCSVCSKSFFARSDLVCHVRMHTGEKPFQCEHCGKCFSRSYGLYSHMRRHKNTLPAAVH; from the coding sequence ATGAATCGTGGGATTCAGTACAATCCTCaggaatattttacaaaactgtGGAAAGCTCTGACCTTAGTGAGGAACAAGAAAGTGAGGTTAGAGGAAACACTGTGGAAAGTCAGGGCGAGGTATATTGCAAAGTACCGAACCAAGAAACCCAAACTGAAGGTGTCGGACTTACTGAAGATGgcaaaaacattgaaaaggGAGAAACTTGCAATCAAAGTAGAGGATGAGGATTCTTTCTCTTCCGGCAAAAGTAAAGTGTTTACCTGTGTAACATGCAAGGGGACTTTCATGACAAAAACAAAGCTACTTAACCATGAGAAAGTTCACAGggcacaaaaaacacaagttgGCAAAAACAGAAAGAGTTTGCAAAGTGATAATGGCCGAGTAGAGACACAACAGAATGTTAATAATGGAAAAGGGAAAGTTTGTGAAGAAGAAGTTCGCAAGAAACTTGACCATGATACATGCCACAGTGGTTTTGATCCTGCGAGCAAACCTGCACGCCATGTGAAGCAGCGTGCCAAAAAGCTGCATTGTGACCAGTGTGATAAGACTTTTGATGCCAAGCACAGATTGAGGGATCACCAGAGGACTCACACCGGTGAGAGGCCATACTGTTGTGACAAATGCGGAAAAGCCTTCCATAGCAAGGCCAGCCTACGGGAGCATGGACCCACGCATTCGGACAAAATCTTTCCGTGTGAAATCTGTGGAAGGAAATTCAACCGTAAGGCTAGCGTTCGACTGCACATGAGAAGACATACAGGAGGAAACATTGATAAGAGAAAGAAACCTTTCTGCTGCAAACAGTGCGGGAAGTCTTTCCACAGAAACAGGTTGTTGACTTGGCATATGAACACCCACACGGGTGACAAACCGTACCAGTGCGATATATGTAGACGGTGTTTCCACTATGAAACCTCCCTGAAGTTTCACATACAGCGACACAGCCAAGGCAAGGCCTTCAAATGCAGTGTGTGCAGCAAGAGCTTCTTTGCCAGAAGTGATCTTGTGTGCCACGTCAGGATGCACACCGGAGAGAAACCTTTCCAATGTGAACACTGCGGCAAATGCTTCAGTAGATCCTACGGTCTCTACTCCCACATGAGAAGACACAAAAATACACTGCCAGCGGCAGTCCATTAA